A window of the Lactobacillus amylovorus DSM 20531 genome harbors these coding sequences:
- a CDS encoding diacylglycerol/lipid kinase family protein, which translates to MSKKIKVHLLVNETAGNGNAKKANIALQQVLNELNIPFTWQKSRFPKELTTLAKNYANTNPSENNILIVVGGDGSFNEVLNGIKASNYPDTPITYLPAGTGNDFARGAGLTADPRQLVHNLLNDPAPEQVDCGYFSANIPGENTGYFVNNFGIGFDAFIVYQSNHEKLKDKLNRLNLGNLIYGLNVVKGLAQQDTFTVTVKTKDKTWRYSDAYFVTTTNHPYFGGGFAILPKADVYSHHLDTVIVEKPSLSKFIFLFSKLLKDGSHVNAPQFHYVEAQEIQVETIKPEFAQIDGEDVNTQGFKVKFKIDHFNLLK; encoded by the coding sequence ATGAGCAAAAAAATAAAAGTACATTTATTAGTCAATGAAACAGCTGGAAATGGTAATGCAAAGAAAGCTAACATCGCATTGCAACAAGTGTTAAACGAATTAAATATACCTTTTACCTGGCAAAAAAGTCGTTTTCCCAAGGAATTGACTACTTTAGCTAAAAACTATGCCAATACAAATCCAAGCGAAAATAATATTCTGATTGTAGTAGGCGGGGATGGTTCATTTAATGAAGTACTAAATGGCATTAAAGCATCCAACTATCCTGATACCCCTATTACTTATTTGCCAGCTGGAACAGGTAACGATTTTGCTCGTGGTGCTGGACTAACAGCTGATCCTCGACAATTAGTCCATAATTTGCTCAATGATCCAGCCCCAGAACAAGTAGATTGCGGCTATTTTTCTGCAAACATACCAGGAGAAAATACCGGCTACTTTGTCAATAATTTTGGGATTGGCTTCGATGCTTTTATTGTTTATCAAAGCAACCATGAAAAATTAAAGGATAAGCTTAACCGACTCAATTTGGGCAATCTGATCTATGGTCTTAATGTCGTCAAGGGATTGGCGCAACAAGACACATTTACTGTAACTGTAAAAACCAAAGACAAAACTTGGCGTTACAGCGATGCTTATTTTGTTACTACTACCAATCACCCTTATTTTGGTGGTGGCTTTGCTATTTTGCCTAAAGCTGATGTTTATAGTCACCATTTGGATACTGTTATCGTTGAAAAACCTAGTTTAAGTAAATTCATTTTTCTCTTCAGCAAGCTATTAAAAGATGGTTCACACGTGAATGCGCCGCAATTTCATTATGTGGAAGCCCAAGAAATTCAAGTTGAAACTATAAAGCCTGAATTTGCTCAAATTGATGGTGAAGATGTAAATACTCAAGGATTTAAAGTTAAATTCAAAATCGATCATTTCAATCTATTAAAATAA
- the rnjA gene encoding ribonuclease J1: MRIKNNEVAVYAIGGLHEIGKNMYCVQYQDEIIIMDCGIKFPEDDLLGINYVISDYSYLVKNRKKIKALVVSHGHEDHIGGIPFLLEKIPEIPVYATPFALSLIKGKLEEHGILKTTELHEEHEDTVLKFKKLSVSFFRTTHSIPDTLGIAVHTPLGAVVFTGDFKFDLTPVMNQPAPDFQKMAKLGNEGVLALLSDSTNAEVTQFTKSERFVAQSLHNIITGIHGRIIFATFASNLYRVSTAIQAAIDTGRKVAIFGRSMENGVDNGIDLGYLHVPKDLIVDADEINKLPPDKVMILCTGSQGEPLAALSRIANGTHRQITLQPGDTVIFSSNPIPGNTLSVNHLINKLMEGGANVIHGRVNNVHTSGHGGQEELKMMVRLTKPKYMIPVHGEYRMQVIHTQLAQEAGVPAENTFVLSNGEVVCFGPNGARIAGRIPAGDVYVDTSGTADVGNVVVHDRQILSEEGLVVAVATVDYKHKRVLAGPDILSRGFVYMRESTELISQAQKHVYHVLRNEMAKSDEPKESEIKKAITENLSDFLYSKTERRPMILPIIIEKK, translated from the coding sequence GTGCGAATTAAAAATAATGAAGTAGCCGTTTATGCAATCGGGGGTTTGCATGAAATTGGCAAGAATATGTATTGTGTGCAGTACCAGGATGAAATTATCATCATGGACTGTGGTATTAAATTCCCCGAAGATGATTTATTAGGTATCAACTACGTAATCTCAGATTACTCCTACCTAGTTAAAAATCGTAAGAAAATCAAGGCGCTAGTAGTTAGTCACGGACACGAAGACCACATTGGTGGTATTCCATTCTTATTGGAAAAGATCCCTGAAATTCCAGTTTATGCAACTCCATTTGCCCTATCCTTAATTAAAGGTAAGTTGGAAGAACATGGAATTTTAAAGACGACCGAACTACATGAAGAGCATGAAGACACTGTTTTGAAGTTCAAGAAACTTTCCGTTTCATTCTTTAGAACAACTCACTCAATTCCTGATACTTTGGGAATCGCTGTTCATACACCACTTGGTGCTGTTGTCTTTACCGGTGACTTCAAGTTTGACTTGACTCCTGTAATGAATCAGCCAGCTCCAGATTTCCAAAAGATGGCTAAATTAGGAAACGAAGGTGTGCTTGCCCTTCTTTCAGACTCAACTAACGCTGAAGTTACGCAATTTACGAAGTCTGAAAGATTCGTTGCACAATCGCTTCATAATATCATTACTGGTATTCATGGCAGAATCATCTTTGCCACTTTCGCTTCTAACCTTTACCGTGTATCTACTGCAATTCAAGCAGCAATTGATACCGGCAGAAAGGTGGCTATCTTCGGGCGAAGCATGGAAAATGGTGTCGACAATGGTATTGATTTAGGCTACTTGCATGTACCTAAGGATTTAATTGTTGATGCTGATGAAATTAACAAATTACCACCTGACAAAGTGATGATCTTATGTACTGGTTCACAGGGTGAACCTTTAGCAGCTTTATCTAGAATTGCTAACGGTACTCACAGACAAATCACTTTGCAACCTGGTGATACAGTAATCTTCTCTTCTAACCCAATTCCAGGTAATACGTTGAGCGTTAACCACTTAATTAACAAATTAATGGAAGGCGGAGCCAATGTAATTCACGGACGTGTAAACAACGTCCACACTTCTGGACACGGTGGTCAAGAAGAACTTAAGATGATGGTTCGTTTAACCAAACCTAAGTACATGATTCCTGTTCACGGCGAATACAGAATGCAGGTAATTCACACCCAACTTGCTCAAGAAGCTGGTGTTCCTGCAGAAAATACATTCGTTCTGTCTAACGGTGAAGTTGTCTGCTTTGGTCCAAACGGTGCAAGAATTGCTGGTCGCATCCCTGCCGGTGATGTTTATGTTGATACATCCGGTACAGCAGATGTTGGCAATGTCGTAGTTCACGACCGTCAAATTCTTTCAGAAGAAGGTTTAGTAGTAGCTGTAGCTACAGTTGACTACAAGCATAAACGCGTTCTTGCCGGACCTGATATTTTAAGTCGTGGTTTCGTTTATATGAGAGAATCAACTGAATTAATCAGTCAAGCTCAAAAACATGTCTACCATGTTCTTAGAAATGAAATGGCAAAATCAGATGAACCTAAGGAAAGCGAAATTAAAAAGGCAATTACCGAAAACTTATCTGACTTCCTTTATTCTAAGACTGAAAGACGGCCAATGATTTTACCAATCATCATCGAAAAGAAATAG
- a CDS encoding DNA-dependent RNA polymerase subunit epsilon yields MIYKVLYQKDKIVNPRRETTKTLYMEADNMVEARSMVEDNTPYNIELIQELTGNSLAYEKEHADFKLTTFDKK; encoded by the coding sequence ATGATTTACAAAGTTTTGTATCAAAAAGACAAGATTGTCAATCCTCGTAGAGAAACTACTAAGACTCTTTACATGGAGGCTGACAACATGGTCGAAGCAAGAAGCATGGTTGAGGACAACACCCCCTATAACATTGAACTCATCCAAGAATTAACAGGTAATTCTTTAGCTTACGAAAAAGAACACGCTGACTTCAAGTTAACGACGTTCGACAAGAAGTAA
- the def gene encoding peptide deformylase, protein MILMKDIVRDGDPVLRKVAKPLTFPLSDHYQKLADDMMEYLVNSQDPKIAEKHQLRAGVGLAAPQVGESVQMAALLVPDDEGKIIFKEIYVNPEIISESVRQACLSEGEGCLSVDEVINGYVPRPDKLTIHYYTVDGEEKTIRLKDYPAIVSSHEIDHLNGHLFYDRINKQNPYDLKEDTVVIS, encoded by the coding sequence TTGATTTTAATGAAAGACATTGTGCGCGACGGCGATCCTGTCTTGCGCAAAGTCGCTAAGCCACTTACTTTTCCACTTAGCGATCACTACCAAAAATTAGCAGACGATATGATGGAATACTTGGTCAACTCACAAGATCCAAAGATTGCTGAAAAGCACCAACTTAGAGCAGGTGTTGGTTTAGCAGCTCCTCAAGTCGGCGAAAGTGTTCAAATGGCTGCACTTTTAGTTCCTGACGACGAAGGTAAAATTATTTTCAAAGAAATTTACGTTAACCCTGAAATTATTTCTGAATCTGTTCGCCAAGCTTGCTTAAGCGAAGGTGAGGGTTGCTTAAGTGTTGATGAAGTAATCAACGGCTACGTTCCTCGTCCAGACAAGTTGACTATTCACTACTACACTGTTGACGGTGAAGAAAAGACTATCCGTTTAAAGGATTACCCAGCTATCGTATCTTCTCACGAAATCGATCACTTAAACGGCCACTTGTTCTACGACAGAATCAACAAGCAAAACCCATATGACCTTAAAGAAGATACAGTAGTGATTTCTTAA
- the typA gene encoding translational GTPase TypA, translated as MSEKRRDDLRNIAIIAHVDHGKTTLVNQLLKQSDTLPEHMNLEDRAMDSNAIERERGITILSKNTAVRYKDTTINILDTPGHADFGGEVERVMHMVDGALLLVDAYEGPMPQTRFVLKKALEAGVKPIVVLNKIDRPGARPKKVLDDVLELFIELGANDEQLDFPVVYASALNGTSSYDPDPSTQKETMDPIFDTILKYIPAPIDNSDEPLQFQITMLDWDDYVGRIGVGRIYRGKVKVGDNITVMKRDGSTQNFRVTKLFGYFGLKRNEIKEAKAGDIVAISGINDIYVGETIASADHPEALPLLKIDPPTLQMDFVANDSPFAGREGDQVTPKKLEDRLIRQTRTDVSLKVEPTDQLNAWTVSGRGELHLSILVEELRREGFELQLSRPKVIYREIDGTMCEPFESVQVDTPDEYVGSVIDSLSQRKGEMQNMESTGNGQTRLEFLVPSRGLIGYNNEFMSQTGGYGIMNHTFAAYKPVVKNWNPGRRNGALVSINQGQSTTYSLQSVEQRGELFIGAGVEVYEGMIVGQSSRERDIAVNVTKGKNLTNTRAAGKDHAAAIKTPKTLTLEEAIEFLNDDEYCEVTPESIRLRKKILNTSERQKADKKRNRTK; from the coding sequence TTGTCAGAAAAAAGAAGAGACGATCTTAGAAATATCGCTATTATTGCCCATGTTGACCATGGTAAAACTACTTTGGTCAACCAATTATTGAAGCAATCCGATACTTTACCAGAACACATGAATCTTGAAGATCGTGCTATGGACTCAAACGCCATTGAACGTGAACGTGGTATTACTATTTTGTCAAAGAACACTGCTGTTCGTTACAAGGATACTACTATTAATATCTTGGATACGCCAGGACACGCTGACTTCGGTGGTGAAGTAGAACGTGTTATGCACATGGTAGACGGAGCATTGCTTTTGGTTGATGCTTACGAAGGTCCAATGCCACAAACTCGTTTCGTATTGAAGAAGGCTTTGGAAGCTGGTGTAAAGCCAATTGTTGTTTTAAACAAGATTGATCGTCCAGGCGCTCGTCCTAAGAAAGTTTTGGATGACGTACTTGAACTCTTCATTGAATTAGGTGCTAACGATGAACAACTTGACTTCCCAGTTGTTTACGCATCAGCTTTGAATGGTACTTCATCATATGATCCAGATCCAAGTACTCAAAAGGAAACTATGGATCCTATCTTTGATACCATTCTTAAGTACATTCCTGCTCCAATCGACAACTCAGATGAACCACTTCAATTCCAAATCACTATGCTTGATTGGGATGACTACGTTGGTCGTATTGGTGTAGGTAGAATTTACCGTGGTAAGGTTAAGGTTGGCGACAACATCACTGTTATGAAGCGTGATGGTTCAACTCAAAACTTCCGCGTTACTAAGTTGTTTGGTTACTTCGGTTTGAAGCGTAACGAAATTAAAGAAGCTAAGGCCGGCGATATCGTTGCCATCAGTGGTATTAATGATATTTACGTTGGTGAAACTATTGCTTCGGCAGATCACCCAGAAGCTTTGCCACTTCTTAAGATCGATCCACCAACACTTCAAATGGACTTCGTTGCCAACGACTCACCATTTGCTGGTCGTGAAGGTGACCAAGTAACTCCTAAGAAGCTTGAAGACCGTTTAATTCGTCAAACTCGTACTGATGTTTCTTTGAAGGTTGAACCTACTGATCAATTAAACGCTTGGACTGTTTCAGGTCGTGGTGAACTTCACCTTTCAATTTTGGTTGAAGAACTTCGTCGTGAAGGTTTCGAATTACAACTTTCACGTCCTAAGGTTATTTACCGTGAAATTGATGGTACTATGTGTGAACCATTCGAATCTGTTCAAGTTGATACTCCAGATGAATACGTTGGTTCAGTTATTGACTCCCTTTCACAAAGAAAAGGTGAAATGCAAAACATGGAGTCAACTGGTAACGGCCAAACCCGTCTTGAATTCTTAGTTCCATCACGTGGTTTGATTGGTTACAATAACGAATTCATGTCACAAACTGGTGGTTACGGTATCATGAACCACACCTTCGCAGCTTACAAGCCAGTTGTTAAGAACTGGAACCCAGGCCGTCGTAATGGTGCTTTGGTATCAATCAACCAAGGTCAATCAACTACTTACTCACTTCAATCAGTTGAACAACGTGGTGAATTATTCATCGGTGCCGGTGTTGAAGTTTACGAAGGTATGATTGTTGGTCAATCAAGTCGTGAACGTGATATTGCCGTTAACGTAACTAAGGGTAAGAACTTGACTAACACTCGTGCTGCTGGTAAGGACCACGCTGCTGCAATCAAGACTCCAAAGACTTTGACTCTTGAAGAAGCCATTGAGTTCTTGAACGATGACGAATACTGTGAAGTAACTCCAGAATCAATTCGTTTACGTAAGAAGATCTTAAACACTTCGGAACGTCAAAAGGCTGACAAGAAGCGTAACCGTACTAAATAA
- a CDS encoding FtsW/RodA/SpoVE family cell cycle protein, whose amino-acid sequence MRRKLNYLNYRIFIPYLILVVIGVILVYSASSDILLVNGFKPDVYGIRQAIYAVAAFFGFGVPFFAVKLKVIKNPKFVAGFLILCILMLFWLVILKFAHVSSAEVNGAVGWINLGFINLQPLEVTKLALVIYLAYVLDRRDGKFVRGKIKGNLSHPAILSAFLMCLVIVEPDFGGTAILFMITLVMFSVSGVPTRLALTWLVGIAILVGIVFIILVTWNPKFLQESYQFQRLMSFLHPFQLERKGGAQLVNSYYAIHNGGLFGVGLGNSMQKRGYLPEPYTDFILSITAEELGVVVTILLVGLLFYLMWEIMEVGINASSQFNALICFGVATILFTEALFNIGAVLGLLPITGVTLPFISYGGSSMIVLTAAVGLVLNVSANEKMLQEKDETVA is encoded by the coding sequence GTGCGTCGAAAATTAAATTATCTTAATTACCGAATTTTTATCCCTTACTTAATTTTGGTAGTAATCGGAGTAATTTTGGTATATTCAGCTAGTTCTGATATTTTATTAGTTAATGGTTTTAAACCAGATGTTTATGGAATAAGACAGGCAATTTATGCTGTAGCTGCATTCTTCGGCTTTGGTGTACCGTTTTTTGCAGTAAAACTAAAAGTCATCAAAAATCCAAAATTTGTGGCAGGCTTTCTAATACTTTGTATTCTGATGCTTTTTTGGTTGGTAATATTGAAGTTTGCCCATGTTAGCTCAGCGGAAGTTAATGGGGCCGTGGGTTGGATCAACTTAGGTTTTATTAATTTGCAGCCACTGGAAGTAACAAAATTGGCATTGGTTATCTATTTAGCCTATGTTTTGGACCGAAGAGATGGGAAGTTTGTAAGAGGAAAAATTAAAGGCAATCTTTCTCATCCTGCCATTTTGTCAGCATTCTTGATGTGCTTGGTAATTGTGGAACCTGACTTTGGTGGTACAGCTATTTTGTTCATGATCACTTTGGTTATGTTCTCAGTTTCAGGTGTACCAACCAGATTAGCTTTAACTTGGTTAGTTGGTATTGCAATCCTTGTCGGCATAGTATTTATTATTCTCGTTACTTGGAATCCAAAATTCTTGCAGGAAAGTTATCAATTCCAACGACTAATGTCATTTTTGCATCCCTTCCAGCTTGAAAGAAAAGGTGGAGCCCAGCTAGTTAACTCATATTATGCAATTCATAATGGTGGTTTATTTGGCGTAGGACTAGGAAACAGTATGCAAAAACGCGGCTATTTGCCAGAACCTTATACTGACTTCATTTTGTCAATTACCGCTGAAGAACTTGGTGTCGTTGTTACGATTCTTTTGGTAGGACTTTTATTCTACTTAATGTGGGAAATCATGGAAGTGGGCATCAATGCTAGTTCACAATTTAACGCTCTGATCTGCTTTGGTGTTGCCACAATTCTATTCACAGAAGCCTTATTCAATATTGGTGCGGTATTGGGCTTATTGCCAATTACTGGGGTAACGCTGCCGTTTATTTCATATGGTGGTTCATCAATGATCGTTTTGACAGCTGCAGTTGGTTTAGTCCTGAATGTCTCCGCAAACGAAAAAATGTTACAAGAAAAGGATGAAACGGTCGCATGA
- a CDS encoding YlbG family protein produces the protein MSINKEIEGTHLIKRVALIIYLKSVSDQYKLRRYGDIVYFSKKMKYCMLYVNRREAKEMQRQIASLDFVTYVEISAEDEVNLNSEHIEKQITEMAKAAEEKLQLEQEKNEDQMQ, from the coding sequence ATGAGTATAAATAAAGAAATCGAAGGTACGCATTTAATTAAACGCGTTGCACTGATTATTTATTTAAAATCAGTAAGTGATCAATACAAATTACGGCGCTATGGTGACATTGTTTATTTCTCTAAAAAAATGAAATATTGTATGCTTTATGTTAACCGTAGAGAAGCTAAAGAAATGCAAAGGCAAATTGCTAGTCTTGATTTTGTTACTTATGTAGAAATATCAGCTGAAGATGAAGTTAATCTGAATAGCGAACACATTGAAAAGCAGATAACCGAGATGGCTAAAGCAGCTGAGGAAAAACTGCAGTTAGAACAAGAAAAAAATGAGGATCAGATGCAATGA
- the rsmD gene encoding 16S rRNA (guanine(966)-N(2))-methyltransferase RsmD, with amino-acid sequence MRIISGKYAKRNLFTLKSNRTRPTSDKVKESLFNSLGQFFNGGNVLDLYAGSGALGIEAVSRGCDHASLVDINHAACSIIKKNVALTKEENRFDIYNMRSSAALKLFAEKELKFDLVFLDPPYAKEKIAKDMLQMNKLGLLNDDAIVVAETDDHTELGPIEGFSLVKEHHLGKTIVRIYRKDK; translated from the coding sequence ATGAGAATTATTTCAGGAAAATATGCTAAGAGAAATTTATTTACTTTAAAGAGTAATCGTACGCGACCAACTAGCGATAAAGTAAAAGAATCCTTGTTTAATTCATTGGGACAATTTTTCAATGGCGGCAATGTACTTGATTTATACGCTGGTAGTGGTGCTTTAGGAATTGAAGCTGTATCAAGAGGTTGTGATCACGCTAGCTTAGTAGATATTAACCATGCAGCATGTTCAATCATTAAAAAGAACGTCGCATTAACTAAGGAAGAAAATCGCTTTGATATTTACAATATGCGTAGTTCAGCAGCCTTAAAGCTGTTTGCGGAAAAAGAACTAAAATTTGATTTAGTATTTTTGGATCCTCCTTATGCAAAAGAAAAAATTGCTAAGGATATGTTGCAGATGAATAAATTAGGCTTGCTAAATGATGATGCAATTGTCGTTGCTGAAACTGATGATCACACCGAATTAGGACCAATTGAGGGCTTCTCTTTAGTTAAGGAGCATCATTTAGGCAAAACAATTGTAAGAATTTATCGAAAGGATAAATAA